GGAACCCTGATTAATATGCCAGGGATACCTAGATGGGGATTTGGGAGGAATAGGGAGAAGTCAACAGGAAGGTTCATTGACTGAAATCGagtaggagaaaagaggaaagaccaGCAAGTCCATATGACCTTGGTTGGCAAGTGAAGCTATGTGTGACAACATGGACTGCCACATCACCCTGAGAAAGACTGAGATGGAtgtaaaaagagggagagacatagatggagagagacagaggcaaaaaGGAGGGAGAAACCCATGGGTGGAAAAAGTAACACtttatcaaaaatacaaaaagagagaTATGGAAAGAGAGCACTCCCATGTTCTAAAGAAGATGGTGAGAAGGAAGACAAGCTAAGAGTGATTCACTAGGTTTTATGTTAAATGTATTAATACAGGTTTTCTATTAAATTCTAACATATAACAAACTTTAACATATAAGCTACTTAAACAGTATTCACAGATCttcaacaattttttaagtttttatttgtttattttgagagagatagagcacaagtgggggagggacagagagagagggagagagagaatcccaagcaggctccatgctaccagtgcagagccccatgtgggactcgaactcacaaaactgtgagatatgacctgagccgaaaccaagaattggacattaAACCAATGGAGCCATCTAGGCGTCCCACAACtcctcatctttttaaaatactttagcaTTTAGAAGTACCATCTAAGGCTTCTCCTAGaagagtttgtgtgtgtgagtgtgtgtgtgagcacagacACTTGCTTAATATTGTTACAACTATTTTTTTAGCTATAATTATAGGAACCAGAACAGTATCACTGACAGTAGGCAAAGAAATTAATCCAAAGGcttatctatacatatatatttgatatagatatatatgtatacttgaTATAAATTTGagactatgtatatatatatatacacacacacataagtatgtatatatgtgtatatatatatatatgcacatattacCATATAATATTTGTACCTGATCCCTGATGAAATGCTCAGATAACAGAAGACCAACATGGCAAACTTTGGTGAGAAAGGTCAAAGTTTCAGAGATAACGGAACATGGATTTTGGTTGTATAGCCATAATGGCAGATTTCTTATCCTTGATCAATGCATTGCCCTACTTTAAGAAACATTAGGAATCCCACACAGATGGTGAGAGACTTAGTTAAAGGGGTCTTTGACCACTAGGCCAATGCATTTCCTGCTACATCTTGCTATTCATTCAGTTATCAGAATCCAATAATAATTCAATTGGCCTAAAGAGTACCAGGCTCAGTGTTTGGAGCCCTGGTATCTGGTCCAGACTGTCAATAAGCTGGGTAACTTTGAGGAACTCACTTATGCCTCTGGATTTCAGGTTCCTCCTCAGTGAGTTGAACTAACTTTCTGGTCCACAGTCTTTTTCTTCCTCAACCACTGGCTAGCTACCCATTCATAGTTacatattagtcagggttctgcAGAGAAACGGAACCAAcaggatagatatagatatatagaaagagatttattatgagtAATTAACTCATGCAATcacagaggctgagaagtcccatgatctgctaTCTTCAAGCTGGAGGTCCAGGAAAGCTGGAGGTGTAGTTTTAGTCCAAACCTAAAGCCTTGAGAACAGAAGGAGCCAGTGGCATGAGtcccagtctgagtctgaaggcctaaGAACAGCGCCTAAGTCCTGGTCTAAATCCAAAGGCCCCAAAACTAGGAATGCTAATGTCTGGCTGGATGCCCTTGCTCAAGAGAGTAAATTCactcttcctccacctttttgttctgttcagacCCCAGCAGACTGGATGCCCACTAAATTGGAGAGGGCGAGTCTCTTCACTCAGTCttctgattcaaatgctaatatattctggaaacatcctcacagacacaccgAGCAATAATGTTTTACCAGTTATCTGGGCATCTCTTGGCCCAATCATGCtggcataaaattaaccatcacaagttATATgggacatttattgagtgcttagtATATCTCAGATGCTGAGCTAAgtgcttttcctcattttatcCTCTGCACATAATTTTGCAGTATAttctattattatccccaatttagagaaaggaaattttgcttacagaatttaagaaacttagCAAAGCCACACACCTAGTGCGTGACATAGCCCTCATTAATTCAGGCCTGTCTAATATCTAGATGTTTGTTCTTGGTCCCTATGTTATACTGCACCTTATAGTTAGGATTCTTAAATGGGTTAGGGATAAGTTTATGTCCCCTAAACCATGGATGTATGATACTGGGAGGGAATAATTGGCAAAAATCTACCAGGagattttacttattattatcattatcattattattattattattattttattttagagaaagggtgtgagtgggggagaggggcagagagggagatagaatttatatatttttaagtttattaatttattttgagagcactcatgagtgggggaggggcagagagagagggagagagagaatcccaagcaggctccacactgtcagtgcagagcccaatgtggggcctgatcccacaaccctggcatcatgacctgggccgaaatcaggagtcggatgctcagctaactgaactacccaggtgcccctctaccagGAGATTTTAAAAAGCCCCTTGTGGGTACCCCCACTTGAATATCACTGAGTTAGGTAATCTTTAGGTTTCTTTTCATAgctaatagtttttttaattcaagtataattaacatacaatgttatattagtttcaattCCACAatttgattcaacaattctatacattagagCTCCAATAGCTAACCTTTTATGACTTTAGGATCTTACtgctgagaaggaaggaaactttgATTGTTATCGGCTGCCACAAGATTGAATCTAGCAAATTCTATCGCTCTTTGTTGTCCTCTAATAGCCTGCTTGAACTCATCAGTCATCAgttcttctttgtctccttcaATAACTTACTGTCTTTAGACCAGCCTCTGATCAGAAACTTCATTAAGTCATCCCTGATTTGTCTTCTGATTATACCTCTTAGATAGCATATTGAACATGCCAGCTGGGTTACCTATGGTGCTCCTCTAATGAGACTGCCATAGgaataattttgttaatattgCTATAACAACAAAGAACCATGTCACTGATGGCTGTGATCCAATTACAAACTGTACATCAAACAATTATTATCTTTATAGGTGGCAAATGTAAGTTGACTGAAGGTCACTATAACTGAGAGTGGTTGCCACATTTCGATTTTGGGATATCCAAAAAATGTGTGCCACCTTCCATCAGGACACTGTCTCGTGGGAACATCCTTTCTGAAGAGACTGGTGGAAAGAATATGTCATCAGAATCAGGCTATCACCTGGGTGCATTTTCATGCATCTCTTTTCCTGTCCTCAATAAGAGTTGAGAAGAGGGGGAGTATCTAAAAGTAGGAGcgggggaggtgcctgggtggatcagtaggttgagcgacctacttcagctcaggtcatgatctcacagttcgtgattctGGGCCCAgcatcaagctctgtactgacagctcagagcctggagcctgcttcagattctgtgtctccctctctctctctgccccccccccccccagtttgcactctgtctctctctcaaaaataaataaacattaaaaaaataataaaaatgggggGGATCcttaactaaagaaaaaattggaaGAGTCCCGTTGAGAGCTGTTCCTAGAAGCTTGTGCCGATTCCTTAGAGCTAAAACATAACCAAGTGCAGGAAAAAGTTACGACCATCTGATTTGACAAACCTGCCCATGGACTGGGATGGTCATCCTTTTTCTGTGCTCATTATGTTTTCTACTCCAAATCTAAGCCACAGGCCAAAATAATTGGCAGCTGGAGAGAACACCACTGGAGAGTATGTTCTTCAGGATAGAACTGGTGTCTTTTCCATCTCTATTTCTTTATGTCTAGCTCAGCTAGTTCCTGGCATTGAGTCTGATTTCAGTAAATGTTGGTGAATGTTGTTTTTGAATGAACAGAATACTCTTAGTGTCTGTCCATGCAAGCAAGTATTCCAAACTGAACTAAGTTATTTATCTTAAACTgagtctctccctttcccctcaaaTACTTTTCTCTGATGCTTATTTTTATAGTGTGCAATTAAAGGTTGGCGAACGGCTGTTACAGATGATGGAATATTGGTTGAATGCCCAGACAGGAGGAGAGCTTCACACCCTGTCTTATTCTTATCACACTATCTTTGGATAAGGGAGTCAAAGGTTGGTTTTCAGCCTTTGTATTTAGCGCATCACTTGGTTCATTATTTGTCTGAACTCTTTTATGACTAACAAAAGTATTgaatgtgagctccttgaggcAGGGTCCGTGGCCCCTGTTAACTTCCAGTCtagcaaaggaaggaaatgactaccATTTGTTAAGTATCCACTGAGTCAAACACTGTTCTGAGGAGGTTATACACATGCTCTCATTTAATTAACACAACAGCCTTAAGAGATAAATTGTTCTCAATTTAGatttgagaaaactgaagaacaCAGGTCTTAAGGAATTTGCCAAAATCACAGTTAATGAAGTTTACCATTGTACACCTGCTTCTAGCACAGTGCCTATTACATAATAAATGTTCAGGAAACAACTGTTCTAAGATCTATTCTGCTTTGAATGTCCTTACGCTTCTACTATTGAGTGCTACCTTCCTATTTAATGTATCTAATTTAATAGTAACAATGatctgagacattttttttttcaacttttttttttaatttatttttgggacagagagagacagagcatgaacgggggaggggcagagagagagggagacacagaatcggaaacaggctccaggctccgagccatcagcccagagcctgatgcggggctcgaactcacggaccgtgagatcgtgacctggctgaagtcggacgcttaactgactgcgccatccaggcgcccctgagacaTTTTGATGAATGTACAATGGTTTCATGTTTGGCATACATTATAAACATTCATCTAGTTATATTTATACCCACTTTTTTGGTAGAGAAAAATggtgttttcttctctgtcttttttttcattcaaaaacatttactgagaacttaTCAGTAAAACTGATTTTGGTGTTCAAGGTAAACAGgtaagtttcttttcttcttcttcttcttcttcttcttcttcttcttcttcttcttcttcttctccttcttcactGAACAGCTAAGTTTCTATCTCTATCATAAACAGCTCAAGTTTTGTGAGGGAGGCAGACATGTGAACACAAAATGACAATGTGGtgaaaataaatactattctctgttttcctatctctctctctctgttgatACAAAACCAATAGCAACACGGGTGGGGGTTGTTGAGGAAGTCTCCAATTCTGCCTCAAGAGTCTGAGGTACAGGGTAAGGATCAGagactgtctgtctgtcccttcaaaaataaacattaaaaaaaatcacacttttaaaattggattatggacattctggaggctggagtaaCCAAGCAGGAACACTTTTCATTTATAATGAGGTAAAATTAAAGCCTGAAccaggggacagagacagaggatggaTTCCATGAAGAGTTGGAAgataaacaggaaaatatttgatGATTAATACAtcaaatgaaggaggaaaagatGAGAGTAATTCCCAGTTTGGGGATATGGATAACGTGTGCTATGATTCTGGCAGAGACATGAGTTTGAATCAGAAGTGTTATTAAGGCTAATTTTAAGAGTAAGGAGTTTGTGACTGTCATAGACACCCAAGTAATGAAGACAAGTCACTTGAAATGAAAGCTCAGTAGGTCTCCAGAGAGGCTGGATTAGGAATACTTTGATTTGAACACCATTAAAGTGAATCATCATACTTTCAAGGGAATGAGTAGTGGTAGAGGGATCTGCCAGAGTGATGGGGAGAGGACCAGAAGAGAGAGGACTGTTGTGGAAGACATGATCATATGAGCTGTGGAGAGAATGGGAGGGTAGTAGTTAAGGACAGGGAGGTTGGGTCTTTTCTTCAAAGAGATCAGCCAGACAAGAGGGGAACACAAGGGAACACAGCACATATTTTTGTAAGTTGAGTACAAAGGACTGGTAGGGGGTGGTTAAGACGGAGGGATGAAGAAGGCTAATGATAGAGACCCTGCAAACCACCGGAAGGGAAATATGGGCAAGAAAGACATCACTTCCTCTGAGTCAAGTGAGATGGAGGTGAGTTGGCCGAGAAGCAGGTTAATTTGAAAGCAAGCAAGCACTGGGGAAAACTTTGCTCACATGTAGTTCCAAGTTGAGTTATAATTTTAATGAGTCATGTGAGATCTCATGTAGGTGATGATAATAAATAATTGACTCAAAAGTAGAATTCTCCCTGTCCTTACTGGGAAGTTATGTGAATCAACAGGTCAAATGGTCATCATCTCCGGGGAAAGTCTGAGACCATGAGAAAATCATGTAGTATTCCTCTCACTTTCTGCTCCTCTAACATTCTTCTgtaggtaaaaaacaaaaacaaaaacaaaaacaaaaaacaaaacccagaaggtTAAAATGAATATGGTAAGGAATCcctgaagagaaaaatgagatccATAAAGGGGTTGAAATAGGCTATCAGtgctttacatttataaaatgcctGGTAGCTTTTATTTCCCATGTTCCCTACTAGCCCCACTCCTGCACTCTTCCTGGCATGCTGccctcaccacctcctcctcACCTAAGCTCCTTACTACAAGGCTCATCGACCCTCTTTCCTCTCTAATACCAGGAGcacttttgcttttttccatCACCATCTATTGTACATTAGTTGTGCATTTTGTTTGTCCCATTTGATGTGATGTGTCTATAGTACAGGgaatgtctcctttttcttttatcctcCATGATCCCTTGCCATTAGCAAACACTGAAGACTTATTTACTAAATTAATATGATTTCCTTTTAACACATGACAAAACAAAGCTAGCTGAGATGAAATAACAGAGGTTGTAGGTGTAAAATTTGTTCAGAGGTAAGCTCTTCCAGTTCCCAGCCCTCTGTTGTTTCCCTAATTCTTTGCCTCTCTAGAACCATTAAGCAAGTGCTAGGGGGCATGTAAGGGGAGAGAGTGAATGCGTGCATTAATACAGAAGCCCAGATGACCCAGGCAAACATCAGCTGAGTCACTTTTTACTCTCCCAGAAGCAAGTTGTTATGTCATTTATCTTTGTCACAGCCTATCTTGCCTTGTACTCTACGATGTGAGGGTCACACACAATGTGCCGAACTAGAACTCTGGTTGTTCTTGTATCTCTGATGGTGAAGAAATACATACAGATTTCTAGTGCCCTTGCCAGAGTGATACTTTACCATATTATCTCAGCTATCCCATTTAAAACAAACTACTTCATATACAGTCTTATTCTGAGTAGGTATAGGACTATCATCCATGCTGCACCTGTCGCAcattgacatattttattttttttaagtttatttattttgaaagagagagagagagagagcacacatgagcagagaagtggcagaaagagggggagaaagagtcccaagccggcttgaagctgtcagcacagagcctgatgagggacttgaactcaagaaccatgagatcatgacctgagccaaagtcagatgcttaaccgactgagccacccaggcgccccacattgacagattttaaaagttattttgtatATACATCTTATCATAAATTAGTAAAGAAAGATCAAATAAAATGCATTGGGAAGTAAAAGAAGTTATAATGTATAATTACTACCAGGCGGGCACCAGACAGTACTGTCTTCTTATCCTCCTTCTCCCTTAGTTTCCTCTATACCCACCTTagcttctttttcctcatttgaaaCTGGGTTGTTCTTAACTAACTGCCAGAACCCTCCTTTCAAGTTCTTAGCTGAGAATAATTTAAAGTAGCACACTTACCAAGAATATTTGTAGTGTAACAGCACAGGACTTTCTATTGACAGCAGATTTCATTTACTGAGTTAAGTGGTGAGGGAAACACTTTTTTGCAGCTATTCTGCATGATATTTAGAAAAATTACATCAGGATCGCAATAACCTATTATATCTAAAAATGAAGCCCACCCTGGATATGTAGTATatgactcataaaaaaaaaagacattgtcaTATAAGAATTTGTGTAGCATAGTGTTGAGATTTTACTTGGTTCACACATGCCTCTTTAGTGGTTCCCTTTTCCTCTGTATCAAACCTACAAGACATGGTATTTGTCTCActtcatgaaaatgtaaaaaataccCAGTAGCATCCCTCTTTGTTTGATGGAGATAAAGctgaagttgaaagaaaaaaaaaataccatttttgcAATGAATATTTTCCTGGCAGTAACTTGTTCTTTCAGtgccctttatttttataattctaacTTTAGTAGCTTTGATAGTGGCTATCTTTTCCATTGCAtgctgtttaaaattttgttagtGGAGTCTGTCTCTGGTATTACAGATCTTATCTACAAAGGCCACGAAGACAAGAGGACATAGAAAACTGATGTGGGGACTACCAAATGTGCTCTTTATTCCCTTgacttctttattctttccttccaatGATCTATAACACAGGCACTGGGTGAGTCCTCATGACTTGCCTGTGAGAAAACAAGAACACTGACAGAAAATACATCACAATTGTCCAATGGGATGATATATCTTGCCTGAGACACATAAAATCTTCATAGGCCGTAAGCCTACAGTGAACAAACTGCCAAGGAGTTCACAACCACTGCAAAGATGTGTCAATGCTTGGAACAAccaagttacatttattttgtgccaaacaaagcagaaaatgacTCTATAGTCGAGTTACTTCCTCTTttgagaaaccaaaaagacaataaacatagttgaaaacagagagacagaatgccgtCAAACTCGCAATAGGCCCAGTGAAGGGACAATATCTCTGGGTTATGAGTTGTGGTTCCTCAGGAGGGATGGTTGGCCTAGAAAGAAGCCCCTGGATGAATTCCTGTAACTTGGTAGCTTTGAGGAAAAATCTCCACTTTCCTTCAAGAACAAAAGTTAGCTTGATCCATGTACTAAAGTctggataaatataaatatttgacttTGCTTTTCTAAGGCTTCTTAATGCATTTTGGTCATTactttttttcagagttttagtTTTGGAGGAAATTGTTTTCTTCTCAAGATGATCAGTGGGCTCAGGACAACTGGGCACTTTTTCTGGTTCTGCTGAAGAGATTCTGTTGTGTGTAGAAGCCAATGTGTTCTTCAAAGTTTCTGGTTGTATGAGTTTGTGAAGCTGTTCTATGATCTCTTTACCCAGAAGTTCTCCTTCCAGAACTTCTAAACAATGTATGCTGGAGCAACAATTCTGGCTTTCCAGTTCTGTTACCTTCTTCTTTAAAGCATCAATGTGTTTCTTCATAGAGAAGATATCTTTAGTTACTGTACATTGTTTGTCTTCATTAATATTCATTCTGGTTTCCAGTATCTCCATCTGCTTCTGATAAAAGTCAGTATTTTCCTGCATTTTGGATACCACACGGAGAATGTCAGTCATTTGGCTGAGGAGTTCAATTTGGGCAGTTTTAATATCTTGGAGCATTACTGTAAGATTCATTTCTTCATCAGTACTCATGTCATCTTGATCACAATCATAGGAAGTCATAGTTGGATGTCTAATTGAATCTGGGTGGTTCTTACATTTatggtaaacatttttaagagcttGTCGGATCTTGGAGAGATTTGAAGTCCACATCTGCCCAGCAGCAGCTTTTACCCTTTTGGTTTAAAGTTTGTACATCTTTAATAATAAAACCAGAGTAGGAAACCTGACCACAGTCAAAAGAAGCAGTATCAGAATGAAATGGCCTTTTTCTTACTATTTGTTGGATGTCCAACTATTTGTTGTACTATTTGTTTCCTCGTAACATCATAGAAAGCCCTATGGAGAACATCAGGGGCAATAGTAGGCACTCTTAGGTTGTTAGCTTCTTATGGGGATATCCAACTGGAGAGCTCTGTGAAGTAATGGTCAACTGCATGGAATCTTTCATTTGGTAATCATTGACCTGGTGCTGATGTCACAATGGTTACTGGCTTAGAATACATTTAACCATagggcagtgattctcaaaagTTTTGGTCACAGGACACTTTTCACTTGCAAGAATTGAGGAATGCCTTTTTTTATGTAGCTTATGTCAAATGATATTGcatcttagaaattaaaactaaggaAGACTTAAGATGtcaacttattaaaataaaaaagcagttaAACTCAttaaatcttaaaacaaatgacacattttaatgaaaaataattatattttccaaaagaaaagaagtggatGTCATTGtttacatatttgcaaatgttttaaattcctggGTTAATGGAAGACACCtagattctcatatctgcttctgcaaTATTTCTGCTGTgatatgttgttttggttgaaggatatgaagaaaatatgTCCTCACAGAGATATGTAAGtggaaaagagaaagtattttttttaacatttattcatttttgagagaccgagagcgagcggggaaggagcagagagagagggagacacagaatccaaagcaggctccatgctcctagctgtcagcacagagcccgatgtggggttagAACTcagtgaccatgagatcatgacctgagctgaagtcggaggcttaatcgactaagccacccaggtgccccaaagagaaagtattttaatagccttttcaaaTAATTGAAGATTTTATTCGTTGCTACTCTGCCAAAATTTGATAAATGATAGTTGTTTAGAAGTTAGTTGCCATGTGTATGGCAATACtgtttacattaaaattcattgGCCTGTCTTCcattgtgaatgtgtgtgtaatACCATGTAttgttatttggaaaataatgacTTACTGAATtatgcagatcttccaaatgGTAACTAATTTTGTTATATAATATCAAAACATCATATTCATTAATATTATCACCAATATCGCCAGCAACGTCTTTAAGTATTGGGAAGGGGCCAAGCTCATAGTGGCAGTTAAGACTTTCCAAAATTCTAATACTAGCTTGAAAAGCTTGAAATTTATTAAACTTATTGATTGTTTTTCCTGAAGTCACAGGCTCCCTACATcttcccctgcctttttttttttttttttttttttttgcaaaaatgctTGCCAAATACCCAAATATGAATACCATAGTTTGCTGTCAGgttttctttcaagtaaaaatgatgttccatgaaaaaaacaaaaacagctagTTCAGTTTGTAACTCAAATCAGTACTTTTCTTGGagacaactatttttttaagttaatttttgattttgagagagagagagagagagagcacaagtgggggagagaaagagaaaaggagaaacagaatccaaagcaggcaccacaccatcagcgaagagcctgatgtgggtcttgaactcacaaactgtgagagtaTGATCTAAGCAAAGATCATGAGTCAGATACTTCACCACCTgccctacccaggcacccctagagacaGCTATTATACGTTGGTAAGCAGCAGAAGTGCTTTATGTGTACTTCCCATTACATCACACCATCACACATGATACTAAAAAAACATACTGAAGggttgagatttaataaaattaaattttttactgcttcatcaaggacattctagagttatttttcttatattctttgatTGAGTGGAGGCAAAAAATACAGTCACTACTGGCACAGTTTGGGACTGCTGCTTTGGTTTGTGCTAAGGCATTGACAGTTTTACACACCATTGCTTTTGCAATGTGATTTGCAAAATGCAAATGTCAACACaatgaaaaaggcaaaagtgttttaatattacttttgaaatatttttgcatgGTTGGTCCTATGTATGGCTCACTTTGAGAACtccttagaattttaaaataa
The DNA window shown above is from Neofelis nebulosa isolate mNeoNeb1 chromosome 5, mNeoNeb1.pri, whole genome shotgun sequence and carries:
- the CCDC54 gene encoding LOW QUALITY PROTEIN: coiled-coil domain-containing protein 54 (The sequence of the model RefSeq protein was modified relative to this genomic sequence to represent the inferred CDS: substituted 1 base at 1 genomic stop codon), producing MYKLXTKRVKAAAGQMWTSNLSKIRQALKNVYHKCKNHPDSIRHPTMTSYDCDQDDMSTDEEMNLTVMLQDIKTAQIELLSQMTDILRVVSKMQENTDFYQKQMEILETRMNINEDKQCTVTKDIFSMKKHIDALKKKVTELESQNCCSSIHCLEVLEGELLGKEIIEQLHKLIQPETLKNTLASTHNRISSAEPEKVPSCPEPTDHLEKKTISSKTKTLKKSNDQNALRSLRKAKSNIYIYPDFSTWIKLTFVLEGKWRFFLKATKLQEFIQGLLSRPTIPPEEPQLITQRYCPFTGPIASLTAFCLSVFNYVYCLFGFSKEEVTRL